In Halanaeroarchaeum sp. HSR-CO, one DNA window encodes the following:
- a CDS encoding glycosyltransferase family 2 protein, whose protein sequence is MSPRYSIAIIHLNMVDTVAQSLTSILDQIGSEYEVVVVDDGSTDGSEEILKRLENVYENLKIDFHAGNENHGEARNHAVQLAEGEYIIGDIDADNVYCPSIEEFVKIYHQIEDVKEENFMLLGTGIYIAPRQLLIDIPYRSIGYGEDRDLYRRLLAKDAWLSLSHRGISAEIGYHDSIIDWITNGVETISNQFRSGVHLLPYLKWAAEEMVGKRTRISKVRGAMHLSVAIPAYVNSMRFEKLKTPENFQDIGKFKEKVVENHMTLSQMEDRFGISVDRESLRATGKWLYDINELTPRID, encoded by the coding sequence ATGAGTCCAAGGTACTCCATCGCAATAATCCACCTAAATATGGTTGATACTGTTGCGCAATCATTAACGAGTATTCTAGATCAAATAGGCTCTGAATATGAAGTAGTCGTAGTAGATGACGGTTCCACCGATGGCAGCGAAGAAATTCTGAAACGACTAGAAAATGTATATGAAAATCTCAAGATAGATTTTCATGCGGGAAATGAAAATCATGGCGAAGCAAGAAATCATGCGGTTCAGCTTGCCGAAGGTGAGTATATTATAGGCGATATTGACGCTGATAACGTCTACTGCCCATCAATAGAAGAATTCGTGAAGATTTACCACCAAATAGAAGACGTAAAGGAAGAGAATTTTATGCTTCTCGGAACTGGTATTTACATTGCGCCTCGACAATTGCTAATCGATATTCCATATCGTAGTATTGGATATGGTGAGGACAGAGATCTATATAGGAGATTGCTTGCAAAAGATGCGTGGCTAAGTTTGAGTCACAGGGGAATTAGTGCAGAAATTGGGTACCATGACTCGATAATTGATTGGATTACGAACGGTGTCGAAACTATATCCAATCAATTTCGGAGCGGGGTCCATTTACTTCCTTATCTGAAATGGGCTGCAGAGGAAATGGTAGGAAAGAGGACCCGAATTTCGAAGGTGCGGGGTGCAATGCATCTCTCCGTGGCAATTCCCGCATATGTGAATTCTATGCGGTTTGAAAAGTTAAAAACGCCAGAAAATTTTCAAGATATTGGAAAATTCAAAGAAAAGGTCGTGGAAAATCATATGACGTTATCGCAAATGGAGGATAGATTTGGCATTAGTGTTGATCGAGAATCACTAAGGGCGACTGGAAAATGGCTTTACGATATCAATGAACTTACACCGAGAATCGACTGA
- a CDS encoding alpha-2,8-polysialyltransferase family protein, whose protein sequence is MNPMNVSVKGLAMSRIPEDIEFVAMAITPFHARGIRAAALKYDLSKGIILIKPHLADGYLLEKNDFSYLDDDINVFYWDDIFEDNFLSWMLLNISSTKELLHQNLSDSGNILYIIAPMKPDINLLSIGRHFYEYFSPQFITIDEGFGTYIKQEEFRKINRKDRLRKFDLDSGLRQVVADTVGQIHKLIESRLLQQFTIKTFHIFSLEDSKLSVNDDIAGFYRQTFHVEKSIQEYDCIIITQPFGEASDLSENDELSLIHDIISQLPGDSHIGIKPHPRETEDKYESIQSRYDSVEVLAKSIPVEEIYDISDPDSVVGFTSTALLTAAAIFDIQSYTAANLLRSYTSSDRLCDNIDHFLNLTENIVTIL, encoded by the coding sequence ATGAACCCAATGAACGTGTCGGTAAAAGGTTTGGCTATGTCACGTATACCTGAGGATATTGAATTTGTAGCAATGGCTATCACTCCGTTCCATGCTCGGGGAATACGAGCAGCAGCCTTAAAATATGATCTTTCAAAAGGTATAATTCTCATCAAGCCCCATCTAGCAGATGGTTATTTATTGGAAAAGAATGATTTTAGTTACCTTGATGACGATATTAATGTATTTTATTGGGACGATATATTCGAAGACAACTTTCTATCGTGGATGCTGCTAAATATCTCATCTACAAAGGAATTATTACATCAGAATCTATCTGATAGCGGAAATATACTCTATATCATTGCCCCAATGAAGCCAGACATTAACTTGCTTTCAATCGGTCGTCATTTTTATGAATACTTTTCTCCTCAATTCATTACTATTGATGAAGGGTTCGGCACTTATATTAAGCAGGAAGAATTTCGGAAAATTAATCGCAAAGACCGATTACGAAAGTTTGATTTAGATTCTGGTCTGCGGCAAGTGGTGGCTGATACAGTCGGACAAATTCACAAACTAATCGAATCGCGATTGTTACAGCAATTTACCATCAAAACCTTCCATATTTTTTCACTTGAGGATTCCAAGCTTAGTGTTAATGATGACATCGCCGGTTTTTACCGCCAAACCTTCCATGTGGAGAAATCCATTCAAGAATATGACTGCATAATTATCACACAACCTTTCGGTGAGGCAAGCGATCTCTCTGAAAATGATGAATTATCTCTTATCCACGATATTATATCTCAGCTGCCAGGAGACTCTCACATAGGAATCAAGCCACACCCAAGGGAGACTGAGGATAAATATGAATCAATACAATCCAGATACGACTCTGTCGAAGTTTTGGCAAAATCGATTCCAGTTGAGGAAATTTATGATATCTCGGATCCCGATTCCGTCGTAGGCTTCACTAGCACAGCGTTACTAACTGCAGCAGCGATATTTGATATCCAAAGTTATACCGCAGCAAATTTATTGAGGTCTTATACATCATCCGACAGGCTATGCGATAATATTGATCACTTCTTGAATTTGACTGAAAATATTGTCACGATACTTTAA
- a CDS encoding dTDP-4-dehydrorhamnose 3,5-epimerase family protein, whose product MIQGVKTRNLEVNTDERGHLVEMFREDWDIYDPSPAMSYFSLSYPGVVRAWHRHTRGQVDHFVVPQGHVKVGIYDDRSDSPTQSELNTFVIGEHNQQVIRIPGECWHGFKVVGNEQALLINYPTNLYDYDDPDEERLPPDTDKIPLDWDEETH is encoded by the coding sequence ATGATTCAAGGGGTAAAAACACGAAACTTGGAAGTCAATACTGACGAACGTGGACACCTCGTCGAAATGTTCAGGGAGGATTGGGACATTTACGACCCTTCTCCAGCGATGTCGTACTTCTCTCTCTCTTATCCGGGAGTCGTCCGTGCCTGGCACCGACATACCCGAGGACAGGTGGACCACTTTGTCGTCCCACAAGGACATGTGAAGGTTGGCATCTACGACGACCGTTCTGACTCCCCAACTCAGAGTGAACTTAACACATTCGTAATCGGTGAACACAATCAACAGGTGATTCGAATACCGGGGGAATGTTGGCACGGCTTCAAAGTCGTAGGTAATGAACAGGCCCTCCTAATCAACTACCCCACCAACCTCTACGATTACGACGACCCCGACGAAGAGCGCCTTCCTCCAGACACGGACAAAATTCCGTTAGACTGGGACGAGGAGACCCACTGA
- a CDS encoding glucose-1-phosphate thymidylyltransferase, translating to MKGVLLSGGTGSRLRPITHTGPKQLVPVANKPVLQYAIEAYREAGITEIGVILGNTGREDVQEFLGDGSDFGVEITYIVQGEPLGLAHAAGCAKDFVGDDDFVMFLGDNILKQGISDLVDSFKAGDYAAGIALQEVDNPQQFGIADVDENGTVQELIEKPDDPPSNLALIGIYAFSPLVFDAIDDLEPSWRGELEITDAIQSLLDDGYAIDSHVVEGWWKDTGKPEDILEANRLVLEQHPGGLNGTVEDGATIEGYVDLHATAKVEGNAVIRGPVSIAEGTTIKDGTYIGPYTSVGPNSTIENTHIENSVIIGDSTITTSEKIVDSLLGSGTVISTAEGLKPEGKRLIVGENSNLKL from the coding sequence ATGAAAGGAGTGCTCCTCTCCGGTGGCACTGGCTCTCGGCTTCGGCCAATTACGCATACTGGACCGAAACAGTTGGTCCCAGTGGCAAACAAACCAGTGCTCCAGTATGCGATTGAGGCGTATCGGGAGGCGGGAATCACGGAAATCGGGGTCATTCTCGGAAATACGGGCCGAGAAGACGTCCAGGAATTCCTGGGTGACGGCTCGGACTTCGGCGTTGAGATCACGTACATCGTTCAGGGTGAACCACTTGGACTGGCACACGCCGCCGGATGTGCAAAGGATTTCGTTGGTGATGACGACTTCGTGATGTTCCTGGGCGATAATATACTCAAACAGGGAATCTCCGATCTCGTCGATAGTTTCAAGGCGGGAGATTACGCGGCCGGAATCGCATTACAAGAGGTAGACAATCCCCAACAATTTGGAATCGCCGACGTCGACGAAAATGGAACCGTTCAGGAGCTCATCGAAAAACCAGACGACCCACCGAGTAATCTCGCTCTGATCGGCATCTATGCCTTTTCGCCACTCGTCTTCGATGCCATCGATGACCTGGAGCCCTCCTGGCGCGGTGAACTCGAAATCACTGATGCCATACAGTCATTACTCGACGATGGCTATGCAATCGACTCACACGTCGTGGAGGGATGGTGGAAGGACACTGGGAAACCGGAAGACATCTTGGAGGCAAATCGTCTCGTACTTGAGCAGCATCCCGGGGGGCTCAACGGGACTGTCGAGGACGGGGCGACAATCGAGGGATACGTCGACCTGCACGCTACTGCCAAAGTAGAAGGAAACGCCGTCATTAGAGGCCCTGTCAGTATCGCTGAGGGAACGACAATCAAGGACGGGACGTACATTGGACCGTACACCTCGGTCGGACCAAACAGTACGATAGAGAACACGCACATCGAGAACAGTGTCATCATCGGCGACTCGACGATAACGACATCGGAGAAAATCGTCGATAGCCTCCTTGGCAGTGGGACGGTCATATCTACTGCTGAAGGCCTCAAGCCAGAAGGGAAGCGACTGATCGTCGGGGAGAATTCGAACCTCAAATTGTAA
- a CDS encoding NAD(P)-dependent oxidoreductase: protein MRILVMGVTGLLGSAIFSSAQDAGMEVVGTFHSESPESEGTFERLDIRDGDKFERVLDRYGPDVVINCAAMTDVDGCEQNRDEAFQINAQAPRKMAKRCRVRGIDFVQISTDYVFNGGTETPYTEESAPNPVQAYGQTKLAGEIGVHEVDSESLIVRTSFNYGIHGFTGQLNGFPAWVRDQLKSEGEVSLFTDQRITPTRVGFAAQAILSLIQRGASGHFHVASSSCVTPKELGRILTESLNLKGTLHSSTMSAVDFLAERPQYSCLATDKIAQELTESVPTVDADVSFIARSLSD from the coding sequence ATGCGAATCCTCGTCATGGGTGTGACTGGTCTTCTCGGAAGTGCCATCTTTTCTTCTGCTCAGGATGCGGGGATGGAAGTCGTCGGCACGTTTCATTCAGAATCACCAGAATCTGAAGGAACGTTCGAGCGGTTGGATATCCGAGACGGGGACAAATTTGAACGGGTGCTCGATCGCTACGGGCCTGATGTCGTTATCAACTGTGCGGCGATGACGGACGTGGATGGATGTGAGCAAAATCGTGACGAGGCTTTCCAAATCAACGCCCAGGCACCACGTAAAATGGCCAAACGGTGTCGTGTACGTGGGATTGATTTTGTCCAGATCTCGACTGATTACGTCTTCAATGGGGGTACTGAAACCCCATACACCGAAGAATCAGCGCCGAACCCCGTACAGGCATACGGGCAAACGAAATTAGCCGGGGAAATTGGCGTCCATGAGGTGGACTCGGAGTCTCTAATCGTTCGAACGTCATTCAATTACGGAATTCATGGGTTTACCGGACAATTGAATGGATTCCCTGCCTGGGTCAGAGACCAGCTGAAATCTGAAGGGGAGGTTTCCCTCTTCACCGATCAGCGAATCACGCCGACCCGTGTGGGCTTCGCTGCGCAGGCAATTCTTTCACTGATTCAAAGGGGTGCGTCTGGCCACTTCCACGTGGCATCTTCTTCATGCGTAACTCCGAAGGAGCTCGGCCGGATTCTCACGGAGTCCCTCAATTTGAAAGGCACTCTCCACTCATCGACGATGTCTGCTGTAGATTTTCTCGCAGAACGCCCACAATACAGCTGTCTTGCGACGGATAAGATCGCCCAGGAACTCACTGAATCCGTTCCGACAGTAGATGCTGATGTGTCCTTTATTGCGAGGTCGCTGTCCGATTAA
- the rfbB gene encoding dTDP-glucose 4,6-dehydratase, whose protein sequence is MRILVTGGAGFIGSNFVKYVLENRDYEVTTLDSLTYAGTRENLDFAVDDPNHRFVEGDIRDEEVVEDLLSEVDAIVNFAAESHVDRSIDGSKPFVSTNIEGTRVLLDLALKEDIDTFVQISTDEVYGEVLKGVFSETDPLEPRNPYAATKASADLLAMSYFTTHDLPVIVTRSSNNYGPRQHPEKLVPKFIKRANEGKSLPVYGDGSQVREWLYVEDNCRAVLSVLEAGEPGEIYNIGSGVEKENIEMAITIVEMVGASADLIEYVEDRPGHDQRYALETEKIEALGWQPEVTFQEGMRRTVDYFSQ, encoded by the coding sequence ATGAGAATCCTCGTCACAGGTGGAGCAGGATTCATCGGCTCAAATTTTGTAAAGTACGTTTTGGAAAATCGGGATTACGAAGTAACTACCCTAGATTCTCTGACATACGCAGGAACCAGAGAGAATCTGGATTTTGCCGTCGATGATCCGAATCATCGATTTGTAGAGGGAGATATTCGCGATGAAGAAGTCGTTGAAGACCTACTGTCCGAAGTGGATGCAATCGTGAACTTCGCTGCAGAATCTCACGTCGACCGTTCTATCGATGGATCGAAACCCTTCGTTTCGACGAACATAGAGGGCACACGCGTGCTGCTTGACTTAGCTCTAAAGGAGGATATCGACACGTTCGTCCAGATCTCCACCGATGAGGTGTACGGGGAAGTACTAAAGGGGGTATTTTCGGAAACTGACCCCCTCGAACCACGTAATCCGTATGCTGCGACGAAAGCGAGCGCGGACCTTTTGGCAATGAGTTATTTCACGACTCACGATTTGCCGGTGATCGTCACGCGGTCATCGAATAATTATGGGCCCCGTCAGCATCCTGAAAAGTTAGTTCCAAAGTTCATTAAACGGGCAAATGAAGGGAAATCACTCCCCGTATATGGAGACGGAAGCCAGGTGCGAGAGTGGCTTTATGTCGAAGATAACTGTCGGGCAGTTCTTTCGGTTCTCGAGGCTGGCGAACCTGGTGAAATTTACAATATCGGAAGTGGAGTAGAGAAAGAGAATATCGAAATGGCAATAACCATCGTGGAAATGGTCGGGGCATCAGCAGACCTAATCGAATATGTTGAAGATAGACCCGGTCACGATCAACGATATGCCCTCGAAACAGAGAAGATTGAGGCACTTGGATGGCAACCCGAAGTAACGTTTCAAGAAGGGATGAGGCGGACCGTTGACTACTTCAGTCAGTAA
- a CDS encoding glycosyltransferase family 2 protein translates to MTDLQSELPSVAIITLNWNNYEDTAACLRSLQEVEYSNFEVFVVDNGSEDDSLSKLKSDFPEIAYIESETNRGFAAGNNLAIKRAIEENFDYVLLLNNDTVVSKNFLTPLVLVAENEPNVGIVGGIIKEFDSEKIWYGGAQFFSHVARAKHSRNIQKNIPYSTGYITGALMLISASVIDDIGYLDDSYFFGMEDVEYSHRAKRKGWEIRVVPSSQIQHKVSGTAGQDSPFWIENRTKNRFHYAQTYLHPLSRIIFYSAFTVETIAKLIFWTIRGDEPVAKCKSILRGIL, encoded by the coding sequence ATGACAGACTTACAAAGCGAACTCCCCTCCGTTGCAATAATCACGCTCAACTGGAACAACTACGAGGATACGGCGGCGTGTCTTCGGTCGCTGCAGGAGGTCGAGTACTCCAATTTCGAGGTGTTCGTTGTCGATAATGGTTCGGAAGACGACTCGCTGTCAAAGCTCAAATCGGATTTTCCCGAAATTGCGTATATCGAAAGCGAAACGAATCGGGGCTTCGCAGCGGGGAATAATTTGGCTATTAAACGTGCAATAGAGGAGAATTTCGATTACGTTCTTCTTTTAAATAACGATACCGTCGTTTCGAAAAACTTTCTGACACCACTCGTGCTAGTGGCAGAAAATGAACCGAACGTAGGTATCGTGGGCGGAATCATCAAGGAATTCGACTCGGAGAAAATCTGGTATGGGGGAGCGCAATTTTTTTCACATGTTGCGCGTGCAAAGCACAGCAGAAATATCCAAAAGAATATCCCCTATTCAACGGGGTACATCACTGGCGCGCTCATGCTAATATCAGCATCCGTCATTGATGACATCGGATACCTCGACGACTCCTACTTTTTCGGCATGGAAGATGTCGAATACTCTCACAGAGCAAAACGGAAAGGCTGGGAAATCCGAGTCGTGCCATCTTCACAGATTCAACACAAGGTCAGCGGGACCGCTGGACAAGACAGCCCGTTCTGGATCGAAAACCGGACGAAAAACAGATTCCACTACGCACAAACGTACCTCCATCCACTGTCGAGGATAATATTCTATAGTGCCTTCACAGTGGAGACAATCGCCAAACTCATCTTTTGGACGATACGTGGTGATGAGCCTGTCGCGAAATGTAAATCAATCCTGAGAGGAATATTGTAG
- a CDS encoding glycosyltransferase family 4 protein: MNVLQVVPYVSYPPRMGGDHRSHGLVKEFPKFGDSVFRYCQGGSPGMYKDLDVRRRVEIAEDYVEYRHLHPLHEATKVPMLLGYPNLLAGHSLRLASDGLANRIEWADVVIAREPWQFKTVHEMVPDDTPLVFSSHNVETERFGDIEQPLFEERTIEWVRTLEQYAVDHADAIITTSERDATVYEEDFGASVPTIVAPNGTYEDAIREHRPESPAAQRLRREYGIDEDATVCLFMGSNYKPNVEAAGEVLKVAKELPSVEFVIMGSVGNALSLREIPENVTVAGYVEDDYEAHFDLADIALNPMISGGGTNIKLIDYFARSLAVVSTPFGVRGTDIEEGNDAILASISDFSDAISDLAASPRKRQKIGTSSRNTATHRYTWEASSRHIRSNLHALVD; encoded by the coding sequence GTGAACGTCCTGCAGGTCGTTCCGTACGTTAGCTATCCACCCCGTATGGGGGGCGACCATCGGTCCCATGGACTCGTGAAGGAATTTCCCAAGTTCGGCGACAGCGTGTTTCGCTACTGCCAGGGAGGATCGCCGGGGATGTACAAAGACCTGGACGTCCGCCGCCGCGTCGAAATCGCCGAAGACTACGTCGAATATCGCCATCTCCACCCACTTCACGAAGCCACGAAGGTGCCGATGCTCCTCGGCTATCCAAATCTCCTCGCAGGACATAGTTTGCGTCTGGCTAGCGACGGACTCGCTAATCGAATCGAGTGGGCTGACGTAGTAATCGCGCGCGAACCGTGGCAGTTCAAGACGGTCCACGAGATGGTGCCTGATGACACGCCACTCGTCTTCTCGAGTCACAACGTCGAGACGGAGCGCTTCGGTGACATCGAGCAACCGCTTTTCGAGGAGCGAACTATCGAATGGGTTCGAACGCTGGAACAGTATGCAGTTGACCACGCCGACGCGATCATCACCACGAGTGAGCGGGACGCCACGGTGTACGAGGAGGACTTCGGTGCGAGTGTACCGACTATCGTGGCCCCGAACGGGACGTACGAAGACGCGATTCGCGAACATCGGCCCGAATCTCCAGCAGCACAGCGATTGCGGCGGGAGTACGGCATTGACGAGGACGCGACGGTTTGTCTGTTCATGGGGAGTAACTACAAGCCGAACGTTGAGGCTGCCGGGGAGGTGTTGAAGGTGGCCAAGGAGTTACCCTCCGTCGAGTTCGTCATAATGGGAAGTGTCGGGAATGCGCTCTCGCTTCGGGAGATTCCAGAGAACGTCACTGTGGCTGGGTATGTAGAAGATGATTACGAAGCCCACTTCGACCTCGCCGACATTGCACTCAATCCGATGATCTCCGGTGGTGGAACGAATATCAAACTCATCGATTACTTTGCGAGGAGTTTGGCGGTGGTGTCGACGCCGTTTGGGGTTCGTGGGACGGACATTGAAGAGGGAAATGATGCAATCTTGGCAAGCATCTCCGATTTTTCAGATGCTATCTCCGACCTTGCGGCCTCACCAAGAAAACGCCAGAAGATTGGTACCAGTTCGAGGAATACTGCCACTCACAGATACACCTGGGAAGCGTCATCACGTCATATCCGTTCAAATCTGCACGCTTTGGTTGACTGA
- a CDS encoding oligosaccharyl transferase, archaeosortase A system-associated, with product MSDDAETDADSAGLDTDRITALLEDWYHLPALALIFAFMVWVRQRSWSNFVVDGQVFLGGNDPWYHLRQSTYTVNNYPATSPFDPWTGFDTGVHSGQFGTLFDQAIATVSLIIGLGDPSGQLIATVTAFTPVIVGALVAIPTYLIGRRLGGRITGVLAAIVMALLPGLILSRSLVGTADHNIAEPLFMSFAVFALMAAIGVAQRDKPVYEQLREFEYASLRRVLGYGALAGVATALYMYVWPPGILLVGVFGVFVLVQMTSEMADGESPEHLGIVSAVAMTVTGVLMLARLESASFSVSGYSLIQVIFPLAVAGGAVFLAWLAREWDTKRIDPWYYPGAVLATLIVGAGVVSVAIPRLFSLVTGNLLRFVGFSAGAATRTIGEAQPFPLSMSQQYGLSQTEVLFHEYGFTFFLAFGMLAILLLEPLLRSQNNKKIGLAIALPVVTGIFLAAPIVPQSLGGLFGVDPTIISIAVVGSLLALTAVAGTYDGERMLIVVWTVFMLSAAFTQVRFNYYLAVPVAVLSAWLPVYVFRSIGYTIDREKLTKPDWNAYFAIATVLLLLIVPLAVPVGLTNDQGQTLEKQTAWQVGDSTGPGSVTLWEDTLDWMVDNTPEEGNYGGADNADQFEYYGTYEYTDDYDYPEGSYGVMSWWDYGHWITVLGERIPVANPFQQHATEAANYLLADDEETANERLAVVEEDDAKVRYVMVDWQMVEGKFGAPVTFYDAGELSQRDTQTQIYQVNQETGSVQPAATLRTQRYYESQMVRLYNYHGSATDPAPIVVNWDVDTVETANGPVQIPVVPEDGQLVRQDFESVQEAQQYAEEDGSAQVGGFQGIPEERVTALEHYRLVKVNDGPENANQRAVKLFEKVPGATVEGQGPADSEVTAQVEMEIPSRNTTFTYTQHAQTDSNGDFAMTLPYSSTGYDEWGTDEGYTNVSVRATGDYQFSTPPTADENLTVSSYTATADVTEGQVIGEDDSTITVDLEEEVLQEPEGANQTGNETTTTDGNETITDGNESTGDDTETTTDGDSLTTTTEGDTQTTTASESLAPIAPAAVTAPLAPTALLAPITSALPA from the coding sequence ATGAGCGACGACGCCGAGACAGACGCCGATTCTGCCGGCCTCGATACCGACAGAATCACCGCCCTCCTCGAAGATTGGTATCACCTCCCCGCGCTGGCCCTGATTTTCGCCTTTATGGTGTGGGTCAGACAGCGGTCGTGGTCGAACTTCGTCGTCGACGGCCAGGTGTTCCTCGGCGGCAACGACCCCTGGTACCACCTTCGCCAATCGACGTACACTGTAAACAATTATCCTGCAACGAGCCCCTTCGATCCCTGGACTGGATTCGATACTGGAGTTCACTCTGGCCAGTTCGGAACACTATTCGATCAAGCAATTGCAACAGTTTCGCTGATCATCGGCCTTGGAGATCCTTCAGGCCAGCTGATCGCCACGGTCACCGCCTTCACACCGGTAATCGTCGGGGCCTTGGTTGCCATCCCGACCTATCTCATTGGTCGCCGCCTCGGCGGACGAATAACTGGTGTCCTTGCGGCAATCGTCATGGCTCTCCTCCCTGGTCTCATCCTCTCTCGTTCTCTCGTCGGCACCGCGGACCACAACATCGCCGAGCCACTGTTCATGTCTTTCGCGGTCTTCGCCCTGATGGCCGCAATCGGAGTGGCCCAGCGCGATAAACCTGTTTACGAGCAACTCCGTGAGTTCGAGTACGCATCACTGCGCCGTGTTCTCGGATATGGTGCCCTTGCCGGAGTCGCTACGGCGCTCTACATGTACGTCTGGCCACCAGGTATCCTCCTCGTCGGCGTCTTCGGCGTTTTCGTCCTCGTCCAGATGACCAGCGAGATGGCCGATGGCGAGAGCCCGGAGCACCTGGGCATCGTCTCGGCGGTCGCGATGACAGTCACTGGCGTCCTGATGCTCGCGCGACTCGAAAGCGCGAGTTTCAGTGTTTCCGGCTACTCCTTAATCCAGGTCATCTTCCCACTCGCAGTCGCCGGCGGCGCGGTTTTCCTCGCCTGGCTCGCCCGCGAGTGGGACACAAAAAGAATTGACCCCTGGTACTACCCAGGCGCAGTCCTCGCCACACTCATAGTCGGCGCTGGTGTCGTCTCAGTCGCGATTCCCCGCCTCTTCTCGCTCGTTACGGGTAACCTCCTCCGCTTCGTCGGCTTCTCCGCCGGCGCGGCGACCCGCACCATCGGCGAGGCCCAACCATTCCCCCTCTCCATGTCCCAGCAGTACGGGCTCAGTCAAACTGAAGTCCTCTTCCACGAGTACGGCTTCACGTTCTTCCTCGCGTTCGGCATGCTTGCCATCCTCCTGCTCGAACCCCTACTTCGTTCACAGAACAACAAAAAAATCGGCCTCGCCATCGCCCTCCCGGTCGTCACGGGCATCTTCCTCGCGGCCCCCATCGTCCCGCAGTCCCTGGGCGGCCTCTTCGGCGTCGACCCCACGATCATAAGCATCGCGGTCGTCGGCTCCCTGCTCGCCCTGACCGCGGTCGCGGGCACCTACGACGGCGAGCGCATGCTGATCGTCGTCTGGACGGTCTTCATGCTCTCCGCCGCGTTCACCCAGGTCCGCTTCAACTACTACCTCGCGGTCCCGGTCGCCGTCCTCTCGGCGTGGCTGCCGGTCTACGTCTTCCGCTCCATCGGATACACCATCGACCGCGAGAAACTCACGAAGCCGGACTGGAACGCCTACTTCGCCATCGCAACCGTTCTACTCTTGCTCATCGTCCCGCTCGCGGTCCCAGTAGGGTTAACAAACGACCAGGGCCAGACCCTGGAGAAGCAGACCGCCTGGCAGGTCGGCGACTCCACCGGCCCCGGGTCGGTGACCCTGTGGGAAGACACCCTCGACTGGATGGTCGACAACACGCCCGAGGAGGGGAACTACGGCGGCGCGGACAACGCCGACCAGTTCGAGTACTACGGGACCTACGAGTACACCGACGACTACGACTACCCAGAGGGAAGTTATGGCGTGATGAGCTGGTGGGACTACGGCCACTGGATCACCGTCCTGGGCGAGCGCATCCCGGTCGCCAACCCCTTCCAGCAACACGCGACCGAGGCCGCCAACTATCTGCTCGCCGACGACGAGGAGACCGCGAACGAGCGACTCGCGGTCGTCGAGGAAGACGACGCCAAGGTGCGCTACGTCATGGTCGACTGGCAGATGGTGGAGGGCAAGTTCGGCGCGCCCGTCACCTTCTACGACGCCGGCGAACTCTCCCAGCGCGACACCCAAACCCAGATCTACCAGGTGAACCAGGAGACCGGGAGCGTCCAGCCCGCAGCCACGCTGCGTACCCAGCGCTACTACGAGTCGCAGATGGTCCGGCTGTACAACTACCACGGCTCGGCCACCGACCCGGCACCCATCGTCGTAAACTGGGACGTGGACACCGTCGAGACCGCCAACGGCCCGGTCCAGATCCCCGTCGTCCCCGAGGACGGCCAACTGGTCAGACAGGACTTCGAGAGCGTCCAGGAGGCCCAGCAGTACGCCGAGGAGGACGGCTCCGCACAGGTCGGCGGCTTTCAGGGCATCCCCGAAGAGCGCGTTACGGCCCTCGAGCACTACCGCCTCGTGAAGGTCAACGACGGGCCCGAGAACGCGAATCAGCGCGCCGTCAAGCTCTTCGAGAAGGTCCCCGGCGCGACCGTCGAGGGCCAGGGCCCCGCCGATAGCGAGGTGACCGCCCAGGTCGAGATGGAGATTCCATCGCGCAACACCACGTTCACATACACCCAGCACGCTCAGACCGATTCGAACGGCGACTTCGCAATGACCCTCCCCTACTCGTCGACCGGCTACGACGAGTGGGGCACCGACGAGGGCTACACCAACGTCAGCGTCCGCGCGACGGGCGATTACCAGTTCAGCACGCCGCCGACCGCCGACGAGAACCTCACCGTCAGCAGCTACACCGCCACCGCGGACGTGACCGAAGGCCAGGTCATCGGTGAGGACGACTCGACAATTACCGTCGACCTCGAAGAGGAGGTCCTTCAGGAGCCCGAGGGCGCCAACCAGACGGGCAACGAGACAACGACGACCGACGGCAACGAGACCATCACCGACGGCAACGAATCGACCGGTGACGACACCGAGACCACGACAGACGGCGACTCCCTGACGACCACGACCGAGGGCGACACGCAGACCACCACCGCGAGCGAGTCGCTCGCACCGATAGCGCCAGCCGCCGTCACCGCACCGCTCGCCCCGACTGCCCTCCTCGCACCGATCACGAGCGCCCTCCCCGCATGA